The segment CACCATACTCAAAGAGCATGGTGAACACTATTATTCAGCTACTACGTTAACCTTGATAGTACTTGTAATTTCAGGATGAACACGAACGAGTACATCATGTACGCCTAATGTTTTCAATGGTTCTTTGATTTCGATTTTCTTTTTATCGATATCTACTTTGTATTGCGCTTTAGCTGCATCAGAAATATCTTTTGCAGTAACGGAACCGAATACACGACCTTCTTCGCCCATGCGAACTTTTACAGTTACTTCAACCTTAGTCAATTGGGCTGCCAAGATTTTAGCCTCATCATTGGCAACAGCTTTATTGTGAGCGATGGATTCTTGCTTTTGTTTCGCATTATTTACGTTAGTTGCTGTACCTTCAAGGCCAAGACCTTTTTTGATTAATACATTACGGCCATATGCATCGCTAACTTCAACGATTTCGCCTTTTTTACCAACCTTTTTAACGTCTTCCAACAATACTACTTTCATTGTTCTTCCTCCTCTTTCTCTGCGGAATGAAGGGCTTCAAGAGCATGGTCTAAAATAGCCTTCTTCGCTTCCTCTATCGTCATACCTTGTAATTGGGCACCAGCCACGGTTCTGTGACCACCGCCACCCAAGGCTTCCATTACAACCTGTACATTTACCTTGCCTTTGGATCGAGCACTAACGCCGATACCGCCGTCATTCAAGGAATACAGTACAAAGGCTGCTTCAATATCTTCATTACTGATGAGCATATCCGCACTTTGTGCAGCTAATGCCATCATATCCTTCAGACCTTCAGGTGCTACAGAGATAGCAATCCCTTCAGTTCGATTGGCTTCAAATACCATTTTAGCACGCAATTGAACAGAATCGAAGGTTTCAATAAATAATTGTTTAACCCGTTCAATATCTGCCCCTGCACGGCGCAAGAATGCAGCCGCTTCAAAGGTACGTGCCCCAGTTTGTTGCACAA is part of the Veillonella nakazawae genome and harbors:
- the rplI gene encoding 50S ribosomal protein L9, with product MKVVLLEDVKKVGKKGEIVEVSDAYGRNVLIKKGLGLEGTATNVNNAKQKQESIAHNKAVANDEAKILAAQLTKVEVTVKVRMGEEGRVFGSVTAKDISDAAKAQYKVDIDKKKIEIKEPLKTLGVHDVLVRVHPEITSTIKVNVVAE